The nucleotide window AGAGAGCCTTGGCCGGAGCGCACAGCGTCAGCCACATCGGTGAAGACTTTGCTCATGGCGGTGCCGCCAGCTTCAGCCTCCACACCGACAGAGGACAAGGCAGCACCGTATGCGGCGACATCAGCAGTGGTTAACCCAGCTTGCCGGCCCGATGCTGCCATACGCAAAGTGAACTCGGTGATTTCGGATTCAGTGGTAGCAAAATTGTTACCGAGCGCTACGAGAACATTACCGAAGCGGTAGGCTT belongs to Halalkalicoccus sp. NIPERK01 and includes:
- a CDS encoding phage tail tape measure protein, with product AYRFGNVLVALGNNFATTESEITEFTLRMAASGRQAGLTTADVAAYGAALSSVGVEAEAGGTAMSKVFTDVADAVRSGQGSL